One Merismopedia glauca CCAP 1448/3 genomic region harbors:
- a CDS encoding cupin domain-containing protein: MLINSDFLLRASLTPDLYQWVESPQPGVERVMLDRFGGESCRATSIVKYAEGSHFPTHLHPGGEEILVLSGTFCEGDQKYPEGWYLRNPPGSKHQSSSSTGTVIFVKLWQMGENDTGRVRINTKDPSEWINWGTHEVCPLYSSETECVWLERIRPKTKLSTKEFDGCEILVLEGEVTIDGLQYPVGSWVRLPIGDIPDIQANDSRACIYIKTGHLGQAVSQSVSV; encoded by the coding sequence ATGCTAATCAATTCAGACTTTCTTCTCAGAGCTTCATTAACCCCGGATTTATATCAATGGGTTGAATCACCTCAACCAGGTGTCGAGCGAGTAATGCTTGACCGTTTCGGCGGTGAATCCTGCCGAGCAACTAGCATCGTGAAATATGCGGAGGGGTCACATTTTCCGACCCATCTACATCCGGGGGGAGAGGAAATTCTGGTGTTGAGTGGCACATTTTGCGAAGGGGACCAAAAATATCCTGAAGGTTGGTACCTCCGTAATCCTCCTGGCTCTAAACATCAATCATCAAGTTCAACAGGCACAGTTATTTTTGTGAAACTCTGGCAGATGGGAGAAAACGACACTGGCAGGGTTCGTATTAATACTAAAGATCCATCAGAGTGGATCAACTGGGGGACACATGAAGTTTGTCCCCTGTATTCAAGTGAAACCGAATGTGTGTGGTTAGAGCGAATTAGACCCAAAACAAAACTCTCTACGAAAGAATTTGATGGTTGCGAAATATTAGTCTTAGAGGGTGAGGTAACCATTGATGGCTTGCAATATCCCGTGGGAAGCTGGGTGAGGCTACCTATTGGTGATATCCCAGATATCCAGGCTAATGATAGTAGAGCTTGTATATA
- a CDS encoding SDR family NAD(P)-dependent oxidoreductase, producing MSNSFSSKVAIVTGGSSGIGKEVAIRFVQLGGQVVIGGRDQIKLQQAANEIDPSGRDVRIVSGDIAKLETINSLVDIATQAFGGVDVLFNNAGVFHPKPFLELTETEYSWFLDTILKGKFFMAQAAAKAMKLRGGGVIVQTGSLWALQAIGATPSAAYSAANAGVHALTKNLAIELAPENIRINTVAPAVVETPVYNTFMSQDQVEKVLSTFNTFHPLGRNGQPADVATAILFLASEQAGWITGTVIPVDGGVMAGRPIVKI from the coding sequence ATGAGTAATAGTTTTTCTTCTAAGGTTGCCATTGTTACCGGAGGTAGTTCTGGTATTGGAAAAGAGGTGGCGATTAGATTCGTACAGCTTGGCGGTCAAGTTGTGATTGGAGGCAGAGATCAAATTAAGTTACAGCAGGCAGCAAACGAGATTGATCCTTCGGGCCGTGATGTGCGCATTGTTTCTGGAGATATTGCAAAGCTTGAGACCATAAATTCACTCGTTGACATTGCAACGCAAGCTTTTGGTGGTGTTGACGTACTGTTCAACAATGCAGGGGTGTTTCACCCAAAGCCATTTTTAGAACTAACAGAGACTGAATATTCGTGGTTCCTGGACACTATCCTTAAAGGTAAGTTTTTCATGGCCCAAGCTGCAGCAAAAGCCATGAAGCTCCGTGGGGGCGGTGTCATCGTACAAACAGGTTCACTTTGGGCACTACAAGCAATCGGCGCAACGCCGTCTGCCGCCTATTCGGCAGCTAATGCTGGCGTGCATGCGTTAACGAAAAATCTGGCGATTGAATTAGCTCCCGAAAACATTCGGATCAACACGGTCGCCCCTGCAGTAGTTGAAACACCTGTTTATAACACCTTCATGAGCCAAGACCAGGTCGAGAAGGTTCTTTCCACATTTAATACCTTTCATCCACTGGGCCGTAATGGCCAGCCTGCTGATGTTGCTACGGCAATTTTGTTCTTAGCCTCTGAGCAAGCTGGTTGGATTACAGGCACAGTGATTCCTGTTGATGGAGGCGTAATGGCCGGCCGTCCCATAGTAAAGATTTAA